One window from the genome of Bdellovibrionales bacterium encodes:
- a CDS encoding peptidyl-prolyl cis-trans isomerase — protein sequence MKFLKSPALTGLFILGLMFAGSACTSNYQKLSSKPVVKVNDHVLTAKEFSNQLARKLKDLDALTAKDPSTVHRTKEELLRSFIVKSLTLDWARANSLVVTESDLDKEVDKYRANYPDDLSFRRLLAQENLSFSEWREELRYTLIERAVFKKLNERVKPPTDSEIKHYYDEHKEQFKKKERIYLRQIVTDEQGKADLLKSQVKTKDFSELAKKYSVSPEAKAGGLVGWIEIGTVDFFDPLFKTAVGSVTQLKSPFGYHVVKVEKKAPAGITPMEEVRNQIVRTLTAQREQAEFVKWLDAQLRSSKVLRDNDLINSIVVETRTENE from the coding sequence CATCGAATTATCAAAAGCTTTCATCCAAGCCCGTGGTGAAGGTGAACGATCATGTTCTGACGGCTAAGGAGTTCTCAAATCAGCTCGCAAGAAAGCTCAAGGACCTCGATGCTTTGACTGCAAAAGATCCATCCACTGTTCATAGAACCAAAGAAGAACTCCTTCGCTCATTCATTGTTAAATCCCTGACTCTCGATTGGGCCCGTGCAAATAGCCTTGTCGTCACTGAAAGTGATCTGGATAAAGAGGTGGATAAGTACCGTGCGAATTATCCGGATGACCTGTCTTTCCGCAGATTACTTGCTCAGGAAAACCTTTCGTTCTCTGAATGGCGCGAGGAGCTTCGCTACACACTGATTGAGCGGGCCGTGTTTAAAAAGCTCAACGAGCGCGTAAAACCGCCGACAGACAGCGAGATCAAGCACTACTACGATGAACACAAAGAGCAGTTTAAGAAGAAAGAGCGAATTTACCTTCGGCAAATCGTGACAGATGAGCAGGGGAAGGCCGACCTTCTCAAGTCCCAGGTTAAAACCAAGGACTTCTCGGAACTTGCCAAGAAATACTCCGTCTCTCCAGAAGCCAAAGCTGGCGGCCTTGTGGGCTGGATTGAAATCGGCACAGTCGACTTCTTCGATCCTTTGTTTAAAACCGCCGTAGGCAGCGTGACGCAGCTCAAGAGCCCTTTTGGCTACCACGTTGTAAAAGTTGAGAAAAAAGCCCCTGCCGGCATTACACCAATGGAAGAGGTGCGTAATCAGATCGTCCGTACTTTGACAGCGCAGCGTGAGCAGGCTGAGTTCGTAAAATGGTTGGACGCCCAACTAAGAAGTAGTAAAGTTCTCAGAGACAATGACCTGATCAATTCAATCGTTGTCGAAACGAGGACTGAAAATGAATAA